Proteins found in one Pseudomonas sp. P8_241 genomic segment:
- a CDS encoding neutral zinc metallopeptidase, protein MLWKKGRRSDNVVDARGDNVGGGGGGMRFGGGKGLSLTAILLIVGIGWITGQDPLQILGQLTGQMGQQSAPATNQSRQAPPANDQGAEFVRSILGDTEDTWGQIFQQAGRQYKDPTLVLFSNRVNSACGLATSATGPFYCPADQKVYLDMAFFQEMSQRFSAAGDFAQAYVIAHEVGHHVQTLLGVSAKIQTARQQGRQMEGDGGLLVRQELQADCLAGVWANNAQKRLNWLEPGDIEEALNAANAIGDDRLQQQGQGRVVPDSFTHGTSAQRVRWFKTGFAQGQVGQCDTFAAKNL, encoded by the coding sequence ATGCTATGGAAAAAAGGCCGACGCAGCGACAACGTGGTCGACGCCCGTGGCGATAATGTCGGCGGTGGCGGTGGCGGCATGCGCTTTGGTGGTGGCAAGGGCCTGAGCCTGACGGCGATCCTCCTGATTGTCGGCATTGGCTGGATCACCGGCCAGGATCCGTTGCAAATCCTCGGGCAGTTGACCGGGCAAATGGGCCAGCAATCGGCACCGGCCACCAACCAGAGTCGTCAGGCGCCACCGGCCAATGACCAGGGGGCTGAGTTTGTGCGCTCGATCCTCGGCGATACCGAAGACACCTGGGGTCAGATCTTTCAGCAGGCCGGTCGTCAATATAAGGACCCGACTCTGGTGTTGTTCAGCAACCGCGTCAATTCAGCCTGTGGTCTGGCCACCTCCGCTACCGGTCCGTTTTACTGCCCCGCTGACCAAAAGGTCTACCTGGACATGGCGTTCTTCCAGGAAATGTCCCAACGGTTTTCTGCCGCTGGCGACTTCGCCCAGGCCTACGTGATCGCTCACGAGGTCGGACACCATGTGCAGACCTTGCTGGGCGTCTCCGCGAAAATTCAGACCGCGCGCCAACAGGGTCGGCAGATGGAAGGCGACGGTGGTCTGTTGGTACGCCAGGAACTGCAAGCCGATTGCCTCGCCGGGGTCTGGGCCAACAATGCGCAGAAGCGTCTGAACTGGCTGGAACCGGGCGATATCGAAGAAGCACTGAATGCAGCGAACGCCATCGGCGACGATCGGTTGCAGCAACAAGGGCAGGGCCGTGTGGTGCCGGACTCGTTTACCCACGGTACGTCAGCGCAACGGGTGCGCTGGTTCAAAACCGGTTTCGCCCAGGGCCAGGTTGGCCAGTGCGATACCTTTGCGGCGAAAAATCTGTAA